In Vitis vinifera cultivar Pinot Noir 40024 chromosome 11, ASM3070453v1, a genomic segment contains:
- the LOC100247336 gene encoding auxin-responsive protein IAA1: MQDFKFDTMPSNTADQSPDSGTTGMSLKDTELTLGLPGEAQVVIVGGKSCSKRGYSDTVDFRFRCCSGESSAKAEKVDWPGKEISGPGKAPDSKAQVVGWPPVRSVRKKALKSCKYVKVAVDGAPYLRKVDLEVHRSYQQLLMALETMFDCFTISSNDLEESKIMNPVNGAEYVPTYEDKDGDWMLVGDVPWNMFVESCKRVRLMKSSEAIGLAPRTPSCTSTT; this comes from the exons ATGCAAGACTTCAAGTTTGACACGATGCCGTCCAACACCGCGGACCAATCGCCGGACTCTGGCACCACCGGCATGAGTTTGAAGGATACTGAGTTGACCTTGGGCTTGCCTGGAGAGGCTCAGGTGGTCATCGTCGGAGGGAAGAGCTGCTCCAAACGTGGATACTCCGACACCGTTGATTTCAGGTTCCGTTGCTGCAGCGGCGAGTCGAGCGCAAAGGCTGAGAAGGTTGATTGGCCGGGAAAGGAGATCTCCGGCCCCGGGAAAGCTCCGGACTCAAA GGCACAAGTGGTAGGGTGGCCACCAGTGAGATCGGTAAGGAAGAAGGCGTTGAAGAGTTGCAAGTACGTGAAGGTGGCGGTGGATGGAGCACCGTACCTGCGGAAAGTGGATTTGGAGGTGCACCGTAGCTACCAGCAGCTGTTGATGGCCTTGGAGACGATGTTCGATTGCTTCACCATCAGTA GCAACGATTTGGAAGAAAGCAAGATCATGAATCCTGTAAATGGAGCAGAATACGTGCCAACATACGAAGACAAAGACGGGGACTGGATGTTAGTTGGAGACGTTCCTTGGAA TATGTTTGTGGAATCATGCAAGCGGGTACGGTTGATGAAAAGCTCAGAGGCTATTGGGTTAG CACCAAGGACCCCTTCCTGCACAAGCACGACTTGA